A window of Nicotiana tabacum cultivar K326 chromosome 24, ASM71507v2, whole genome shotgun sequence contains these coding sequences:
- the LOC107825576 gene encoding chalcone--flavanone isomerase-like, whose protein sequence is MESVTVENYVFPPAMVKPPGSTNTFFLAGAGNRGLEIEGKFVKFTAIGVYFEETALPFLATKWKSKSSEELAKSLDFFRDIVTGPFEKFTRVTMILPLTGKQYSEKVAENCVAHWKAIGTYTDAESQAIEKLLNIFQNETFPPGASILFTQSPVGALTISFIKDDSITGTRNAVIENKQLSEAVLESIIGKHGVSPAAKCSIAERVSELFKKSYADASVCEKPGIEKSSDTVIEEKPTIPEIGV, encoded by the exons ATGGAGTCTGTTACCGTTGAGAATTACGTGTTCCCACCAGCAATGGTGAAGCCTCCTGGTTCTACCAATACTTTTTTCCTTGCCGGCGCAG GAAATAGAGGTTTGGAGATTGAAGGAAAGTTTGTGAAGTTCACTGCGATCGGCGTGTACTTTGAAGAGACTGCTCTTCCTTTTCTCGCCACTAAATGGAAAAGCAAAAGCTCCGAGGAGTTGGCTAAGTCACTCGACTTTTTCAGGGATATCGTCACAG GTCCTTTTGAGAAATTCACTCGAGTGACTATGATCTTGCCTTTGACGGGTAAGCAATACTCAGAGAAGGTGGCAGAAAATTGTGTTGCCCATTGGAAAGCAATAGGAACCTACACCGATGCAGAGAGTCAGGCCATTGAAAAGCTCCTCAACATTTTCCAGAATGAAACCTTCCCGCCGGGTGCCTCCATCCTTTTTACTCAATCACCTGTTGGGGCATTGACG ATTAGCTTCATTAAAGATGATTCAATTACTGGCACTCGAAATGCTGTTATAGAGAACAAACAATTGTCTGAAGCAGTGCTGGAGTCCATAATTGGCAAACATGGAGTTTCCCCTGCAGCAAAGTGTAGTATCGCCGAAAGAGTGTCAGAACTATTCAAAAAGAGCTATGCCGACGCGTCAGTTTGTGAAAAACCAGGAATTGAGAAATCCTCCGATACAGTGATTGAGGAGAAACCTACCATTCCAGAAATTGGAGTCTAG